A region of Trichoplusia ni isolate ovarian cell line Hi5 chromosome 23, tn1, whole genome shotgun sequence DNA encodes the following proteins:
- the LOC113504845 gene encoding esterase FE4-like: MFRLILFLVFVTNVFCEDSRVVMLDIGGVSGEKFWDGDYYEFFGIPYATVPKGRDRYKAPLPVEPWEGVMGAQTRNIACQQVYLTEEEDEEVILDGVEECLTMNIFVPKIASEENLVPVLVYIHSGAFSGGSGNMGRFNYLARHDVVVVSFNYRLGAIGFACLGTEDIPGNAAMKDQVAALKFINKYISKFGGDPNKVTLAGFSVGASMAELLALSKSAGHLIDKLILESGSALSPFAVDRTPVNTARNLAISIGFNSTGTLEELNEFLLNANITDLAVESKKFFLTNSTFGIAPCVEREIENVEPFMTEPPLITLHRGDYKQLPILTGFSNMEGISRTIKLYDWMDMMNEDFSVFLPADLKIDDKKARDDLIADIRKLYFKGEEVSFDTLQGYVDYFSDSMFKYAIMKSARLHSVKSDMPVFLYEFSYVGKLNFKHHYMDKLKGASHRDQTAYLIDFYEHTTRLKDFDTRDRLTTMWTDFVKYEDPTAYESLLIDLKWKRYTIKDPNYMEISHKLKLKKDLFAKRFQFWDKVYDKHYWNPNPPVIKSENKKA, encoded by the exons ATGTTccgattaatattatttcttgtttttgtaacaaatgtGTTTTGTGAAGATAGTAGAGTTGTTATGTTGGATATTGGAGGTGTGAGCGGGGAAAAATTTTGGGATGGTGATTATTATGAATTTTTCGGGATTCCGTATGCTACGGTGCCGAAAGGAAGAGACCGATATAAG GCACCTTTACCGGTAGAACCATGGGAAGGAGTCATGGGTGCTCAAACACGAAACATCGCGTGTCAACAAGTCTACCTCACTGAGGAAGAAGACGAAGAAGTAATTCTAGATGGAGTAGAAGAATGTTTGACTATGAACATTTTTGTTCCAAAAATAGCTAGTGAAGAGAATCTTGTACCAGTACTTGTGTACATACACAGTGGAGCCTTTTCAGGAGGAAGTGGTAATATGGGAAGATTTAACTATCTAGCCCGCCATGATGTCGTTGTTGTCAGTTTTAACTACAGACTTGGAGCCATAGGATTTGCTTGCCTCGGTACAGAAGATATACCTGGTAATGCCGCCATGAAAGACCAAGTCGCTGCTCTGAAATTCATTAACAAATACATCAGCAAGTTTGGAGGTGATCCTAATAAAGTGACGCTAGCAGGGTTTAGTGTTGGTGCAAGTATGGCTGAACTATTAGCATTATCTAAGTCAGCTGGTCATCTCATTGATAAACTTATACTCGAAAGTGGATCGGCATTATCACCTTTTGCAGTAGACAGGACTCCGGTGAATACAGCAAGAAATTTAGCGATATCCATCGGATTTAACAGCACAGGTACTCTTGAGGAGTTAAATGAATTCTTATTAAACGCGAACATAACAGATTTGGCTGTTGAGAGTAAGAAGTTCTTCTTGACAAACAGTACTTTTGGTATAGCACCTTGTGTTGAGAGAGAGATTGAAAACGTCGAACCGTTTATGACTGAACCTCCTTTGATCACTCTTCACCGAGGAGATTACAAGCAACTTCCAATCCTAACTGGGTTCTCAAACATGGAAGGTATAAGTCGAACGATCAAGTTATATGATTGGATGGACATGATGAATGAGGATTTCTCCGTCTTTTTACCAGCAGATCTTAAAATAGATGACAAAAAAGCAAGAGATGATCTGATAGCTGATATAAGGAAACTCTATTTTAAAGGTGAAGAGGTATCTTTTGACACCTTGCAAGGTTACGTAGATTACTTCTCAGACTCAATGTTCAAATACGCCATAATGAAATCAGCAAGACTACACTCAGTCAAATCTGACATGCCAGtgtttttgtatgaattttCTTACGTTGGAAAGTTGAACTTTAAGCATCATTATATGGATAAACTAAAAGGTGCAAGCCATAGAGACCAGACTGCTTATTTGATTGATTTCTATGAGCATACTACCAGGTTGAAGGACTTCGATACCAGAGACCGGTTGACAACAATGTGGACAGATTTTGTGAAATATGA AGACCCTACAGCTTACGAGAGCCTACTCATCGATCTGAAATGGAAGAGGTATACGATTAAAGACCCTAACTACATGGAAATAAGTcacaaattaaaactgaaaaaagatTTATTCGCAAAACGCTTTCAGTTTTGGGACAAAGTTTATGACAAGCATTATTGGAATCCAAATCCTCCTGTAAtcaaatctgaaaataaaaaagcttaa
- the LOC113504822 gene encoding uncharacterized protein LOC113504822, translating into MRDYSFVFLLFCGYVLGNTINNIRLIDHTSYVADMIQKTIEAVEEREWCNLKLPDVEQKFHEDVITSNVSGTVKYQNGFVTAIQFMDIEQSSVQQVWFHDRVANITTLSVRGRLRMFGVKVGYDVIAELNDGDHRYTAEFLHPMISFLFSVIQDVNKDEGLTMKVEGTVPNTIAANRPSLTPMDHTSSVITIMYNFQSLTSAGMLAWGPEVFEPIARDLIENKLKFPTICYNCPA; encoded by the exons ATGAGGGACTatagttttgtgtttttgttgttctgTGGTTATGTTTTGGGTAATACTA TCAACAATATCCGCTTGATAGACCACACTAGTTATGTGGCTGACATGATACAGAAGACCATTGAGGCGGTGGAGGAGAGGGAATGGTGCAATTTGAAGCTTCCAGACGTTGAACAAAAATTCCA CGAAGATGTCATAACAAGTAATGTATCTGGAACCGTGAAGTATCAAAATGGGTTTGTAACCGCAATCCAGTTTATGGACATCGAACAATCGTCAGTTCAGCAGGTCTGGTTCCACGATAGGGTTGCCAATATCACCACATTATCAGTGAGGGGAAGATTGAGAATGTTTGGAGTTAAAGTTGGGTATGACGTCATCGCCGAATTGAATGATGGTGATCACAGATACACTGCCGAATTCTTGCATCCTATGATCAGCTTTTTGTTTTCG GTTATTCAAGATGTTAACAAGGATGAAGGATTGACGATGAAAGTTGAAGGGACGGTTCCAAACACTATAGCCGCTAACAGACCGTCACTAACACCGATGGATCACACATCTAGCGTCATTACTATCATG tATAATTTCCAATCCCTGACGTCGGCTGGCATGCTGGCATGGGGCCCAGAAGTATTTGAACCTATTGCAAGGGATCTTAtagaaaataaactgaaatttcCGACCATCTGTTACAACTGCCCCGCTTAA
- the LOC113504823 gene encoding uncharacterized protein LOC113504823: MQKLLVVFLSCVAAVLAQTWVQRATVTDHVNYIRSVMEEVVQELEEFGWSNLKLDDVHQNISAQMYKWTVKGKVHYFNGYLVSMQKVDLTTITQSVGRRTVDGVQIPFASVSSQLIFRNPKLGYDLISDIEGIGVQRSTGEMTLPTITIASTVQKQLDNGEISVLSMRINNGGGLIRMIYHPASNVTEVLSRNFFPYTFDFSNWVPIIEPMLLNVIKNKIPFPDVCYLNCT; the protein is encoded by the exons ATGCAGAAATTGTTGGTTGTATTTTTATCGTGTGTGGCTGCAGTGTTAGCTCAAACATGGG TCCAACGGGCTACGGTAACAGACCACGTAAATTACATCAGATCAGTAATGGAGGAAGTAGTTCAGGAACTGGAAGAATTCGGGTGGAGTAACCTAAAGCTGGACGATGTTCATCAAAACATAAG tgcTCAAATGTACAAATGGACAGTAAAGGGGAAAGTCCATTACTTCAATGGATACCTCGTATCCATGCAGAAAGTGGATCTTACTACCATAACCCAGTCGGTCGGGAGGAGAACCGTCGACGGCGTCCAAATTCCTTTCGCTAGTGTATCATCACAATTGATATTCAGGAACCCTAAATTGGGATACGATTTGATCTCTGATATAGAAGGCATTGGGGTACAGCGGTCTACAGGAGAAATGACACTGCCTACCATCACAATTGCAAGTACG gtaCAAAAACAATTGGACAACGGAGAAATATCAGTTTTATCGATGAGAATCAACAATGGTGGAGGTCTCATAAGAATGATTTACCATCCTGCATCAAATGTAACTGAAGTCCTCTCGAGAAAC ttcttCCCTTACACTTTCGATTTCTCAAATTGGGTCCCGATCATCGAACCGATGCTATTGaacgttattaaaaataagattccGTTTCCAGATGTCTGCTACCTTAATTgtacttaa